The following are from one region of the Pseudodesulfovibrio piezophilus C1TLV30 genome:
- a CDS encoding helix-turn-helix domain-containing protein, which yields MAGNYTKDEKRFLKRLGLAIKDRRVEQGLSQEKLAELTGLHRTYVGSVERGERNISALNIKSLADALECQASNFFRATE from the coding sequence ATGGCAGGGAATTACACAAAGGATGAAAAGCGGTTCTTGAAGCGACTTGGATTAGCCATCAAGGACAGGAGAGTGGAGCAAGGCTTGTCACAGGAAAAGCTGGCCGAACTGACCGGACTTCACCGTACCTACGTTGGCTCTGTTGAACGAGGCGAACGCAACATCAGCGCACTCAACATAAAAAGCCTGGCCGATGCTTTGGAATGTCAGGCAAGCAATTTCTTCCGAGCGACAGAATAA
- a CDS encoding helix-turn-helix domain-containing protein: MQHRIKLLTIQEAADILRVNRTTISRMISTGELPCVRVRSRKLIREQDLLTFIDSQIGIETGESSQEY; encoded by the coding sequence ATGCAGCACCGCATCAAATTACTTACCATCCAAGAAGCCGCAGACATCCTGCGCGTTAACCGCACAACAATTTCACGCATGATTTCCACTGGCGAATTACCTTGTGTCAGAGTAAGATCACGCAAGCTCATCCGAGAGCAGGATTTGCTCACGTTCATTGACAGCCAAATCGGAATTGAAACGGGCGAAAGCTCGCAGGAGTACTAG
- a CDS encoding recombinase family protein, translated as MDNTQDPSDFHSYIDKPGRKISYSRLAPTNKTKRIGGLITEILFVDKAGCKTAELRPELEACLDFLEANDVLFVESMAHLGRNTRELVDLVQQITDKEAGVFFVDEDLGLDPSRPDFETNFRWMQSMYDFERTLAQERRNEGLLEAKKKGVRLGRPTKINDEQRKEIRNRFTHGEKAFALAKEYGVSESLVYQIGKLK; from the coding sequence ATGGACAACACACAAGACCCATCCGACTTTCACTCATACATTGACAAACCTGGCCGAAAGATCAGTTACTCGCGACTTGCCCCTACGAATAAGACCAAACGCATTGGTGGCCTCATCACTGAGATACTGTTTGTGGACAAAGCAGGCTGCAAAACTGCCGAACTGCGCCCTGAGCTCGAGGCATGCCTCGACTTTCTGGAGGCCAATGATGTCCTGTTTGTCGAATCCATGGCTCACCTCGGACGAAACACACGCGAGCTGGTAGACCTTGTACAGCAGATCACCGACAAAGAAGCAGGTGTGTTTTTTGTGGATGAGGACCTCGGTCTCGATCCGTCTAGACCGGACTTTGAAACCAACTTTCGGTGGATGCAATCAATGTACGACTTCGAACGGACGCTTGCGCAGGAACGCCGTAACGAAGGCCTCCTTGAAGCAAAGAAAAAAGGCGTCCGGCTTGGACGCCCCACCAAAATCAACGATGAACAGCGGAAAGAAATCCGCAACAGATTCACTCACGGGGAAAAGGCCTTTGCATTAGCCAAAGAATATGGCGTTTCCGAGAGCCTTGTTTATCAGATTGGCAAGTTAAAATAG